A stretch of Candidatus Hydrogenedentota bacterium DNA encodes these proteins:
- a CDS encoding AbrB/MazE/SpoVT family DNA-binding domain-containing protein, whose amino-acid sequence MRVSTKGQVTIPLHLREQTGIVPGSEIEFVREGKRLYLRKTAAPGRGEALVRRMAGRGDVGMSTGEILALTRGDE is encoded by the coding sequence ATGCGTGTTTCGACAAAAGGGCAGGTCACCATACCGCTTCATCTGCGTGAGCAGACGGGCATCGTCCCCGGCAGCGAGATTGAGTTCGTCCGGGAGGGAAAGCGCCTGTATCTCCGGAAAACAGCCGCACCGGGCCGGGGCGAGGCCCTGGTCAGGCGCATGGCGGGCCGGGGGGACGTGGGCATGTCCACCGGGGAGATACTCGCCCTCACAAGGGGGGACGAGTAA
- a CDS encoding type II toxin-antitoxin system VapC family toxin: MPAMADSCVYLDIFTRDPVWHEWSAAALADAANRGSIVINPVIYSEISIRFGQIEELEALLSPDIFEYQPIPREAAFLAGKCFLQYRRSGGRKTLPLPDFFIGAHAAVAGLELITRDPCRFRKCFPGLTLVCP, translated from the coding sequence ATGCCGGCCATGGCGGACTCGTGTGTCTATCTGGACATATTCACGCGGGACCCCGTCTGGCATGAGTGGTCTGCGGCGGCGCTGGCGGACGCGGCAAACCGGGGCTCCATTGTCATCAACCCGGTCATCTACTCCGAAATATCCATCCGTTTCGGGCAAATCGAGGAACTCGAAGCCCTGCTGTCCCCGGACATATTCGAGTACCAGCCCATACCACGCGAGGCGGCGTTTCTCGCCGGGAAATGCTTCCTCCAATACCGGCGCAGCGGGGGCCGAAAGACCCTTCCCCTGCCCGATTTTTTCATCGGCGCCCATGCGGCCGTGGCGGGCCTGGAACTAATCACCCGAGACCCGTGCCGCTTTCGAAAGTGCTTTCCCGGTCTGACGCTGGTTTGTCCCTGA